One stretch of Lottiidibacillus patelloidae DNA includes these proteins:
- a CDS encoding DUF2087 domain-containing protein, which translates to MQLNRLVNFHKTLGDPTRIRILSLLATGPLHGQAIAGKLGLKAPTITHHMTKLRDTGIVFQRRDKNTIYYYIDEDKVRSYSDALANMLTQANNEKEEDGSMKTQATILNNFLEADGTLKHLPAQRKKKIIVLKHIIKGLERGKKYPEKEINDYIKRFHSDYATIRREFIINHFMYRENNIYELNPEEMWATID; encoded by the coding sequence TTGCAATTAAACAGATTAGTCAATTTTCATAAAACACTCGGAGACCCAACTCGAATTCGCATCCTTTCGTTACTTGCGACTGGGCCTCTCCACGGGCAAGCGATTGCGGGAAAGCTTGGATTAAAAGCACCTACTATTACGCACCATATGACGAAATTAAGAGACACTGGCATCGTTTTTCAACGTAGAGATAAAAACACTATCTACTACTATATTGATGAAGATAAAGTTCGCTCTTATTCCGATGCCCTTGCTAATATGCTTACCCAAGCAAATAACGAAAAGGAGGAGGACGGTTCAATGAAAACACAGGCAACAATTTTGAATAATTTCTTAGAAGCTGACGGTACATTAAAACATCTACCTGCACAACGCAAGAAAAAAATTATCGTTCTAAAGCACATCATAAAAGGATTAGAACGAGGGAAAAAGTACCCTGAGAAAGAAATTAATGACTACATTAAAAGATTTCATTCCGACTATGCAACAATTCGGAGAGAGTTTATTATCAATCACTTTATGTACCGGGAGAATAACATTTACGAATTAAATCCAGAAGAAATGTGGGCAACGATAGACTAA